A genomic stretch from Candidatus Nitrososphaera gargensis Ga9.2 includes:
- a CDS encoding transposase encodes MRRKYVKLSLGADVLKQVICTIKIRRAPARHDDNVDFKPLVERASDIMPLSLVVADKGYDSEENHVFVRERYHAYSIIPPRYQDVPVWRTHGRYRKQMKRGGYLRPLYNQRNKDETIMSVMKRLFGEHVRSRLVRTQNRELAFRCIAYNNMHRVTNLLVIVIDFYKADEILSAVVAKILPLLWVALVLYI; translated from the coding sequence TTGAGAAGGAAGTACGTCAAACTGTCGTTAGGAGCAGACGTCCTTAAGCAGGTAATCTGTACAATCAAAATCAGGCGAGCTCCTGCAAGGCACGACGACAACGTCGATTTCAAACCGCTGGTGGAAAGGGCGTCAGACATCATGCCGCTGTCTCTAGTGGTGGCTGACAAAGGGTATGACAGCGAGGAGAACCACGTGTTTGTCAGGGAACGCTACCATGCGTACAGCATCATACCGCCAAGGTACCAGGATGTACCAGTATGGCGAACTCATGGCAGGTACAGGAAGCAGATGAAGAGAGGAGGCTATCTGAGACCGCTGTACAACCAACGGAACAAGGACGAGACTATCATGTCTGTGATGAAGCGGCTGTTTGGTGAACACGTTAGGTCAAGGCTGGTCAGGACACAGAACAGGGAGCTAGCGTTTAGATGCATCGCCTACAACAATATGCATAGGGTGACGAATCTCCTCGTCATCGTGATTGATTTCTACAAAGCCGATGAAATCTTGTCAGCAGTTGTCGCTAAGATACTCCCTCTCCTCTGGGTGGCTCTCGTATTATATATATAG
- a CDS encoding RNA-guided endonuclease InsQ/TnpB family protein, translating to MTLNYKFRLYPTKEQELLLEQTLDGCRWVYNYFLSLPSPMSEYDMNYALTELKEQHPWLRKYYHSKMLQMVAKQVAAARKVAKGRKLSYRKDSDFNSFTYNQSGFRLENNNRLSLSKIGRIRIVLHRQPVNVKQVTISRTKTGNKWYAIVACDVLRRSFSTIIRYAKPVGIDVGIAKFCHHSDNHVEDNPQFLTKMLRPLRRAHRRVSRRQIGSNNRKKAKRMLARLYERINNKRKDFLHKKSAYYASRYDLIFLERLRVMNMTKNHRLARKILDASWSAFKNMLQYKANRVVEVEPSYTSINCSRCGHPVPKSLAVRIHVCTKCGAILDRDYNSAINILKRGLESLVLLLLPVERREVTPVEIVLQQRSLKQEEKEEAIGLVR from the coding sequence ATGACGCTCAACTACAAGTTCCGCCTATATCCAACGAAAGAGCAGGAGCTTCTGTTAGAGCAAACTCTGGATGGCTGTAGATGGGTGTACAACTACTTTCTCTCACTACCATCGCCAATGTCAGAGTACGACATGAACTATGCCTTGACTGAATTAAAAGAGCAACACCCATGGCTTCGCAAATACTACCACTCTAAAATGTTGCAGATGGTGGCAAAACAGGTTGCAGCAGCTAGAAAGGTAGCAAAGGGCCGCAAGCTTTCATACAGAAAGGACAGCGATTTCAACTCATTTACATATAACCAGTCTGGCTTTCGGCTCGAGAATAACAACAGGCTGTCACTTTCCAAGATAGGCAGGATAAGGATTGTACTACATCGTCAACCAGTCAACGTCAAGCAGGTGACAATATCTCGTACAAAGACTGGCAATAAGTGGTACGCTATTGTAGCCTGCGATGTACTGCGCAGGTCATTTTCAACGATAATCAGGTACGCAAAGCCTGTTGGTATAGATGTTGGCATTGCCAAGTTCTGCCATCACTCTGACAACCATGTGGAAGACAACCCGCAGTTTCTCACAAAGATGCTCAGACCACTGAGAAGAGCTCATAGAAGAGTGTCAAGAAGGCAGATAGGCAGCAATAATAGAAAGAAAGCAAAGCGCATGCTTGCCAGACTATATGAAAGGATAAACAACAAGCGTAAGGATTTCCTGCATAAAAAATCGGCGTACTATGCCAGCCGCTATGACCTGATATTTCTTGAGAGATTGCGGGTCATGAACATGACCAAGAACCACAGGCTTGCACGCAAAATCCTGGACGCAAGCTGGTCTGCTTTTAAAAATATGCTGCAGTACAAGGCCAACCGCGTTGTAGAGGTAGAGCCATCATACACATCGATTAACTGCTCAAGGTGCGGCCATCCAGTACCAAAGTCACTTGCAGTACGTATTCATGTTTGTACAAAGTGTGGTGCAATACTTGACAGGGACTATAATTCTGCCATCAATATCCTCAAGCGAGGACTGGAGTCGTTAGTGCTACTACTACTACCGGTGGAACGCCGGGAAGTTACGCCTGTGGAGATCGTACTACAACAGCGGTCGCTGAAGCAGGAAGAAAAAGAAGAGGCTATCGGACTTGTCCGATAG
- a CDS encoding C2H2-type zinc finger protein produces the protein MGIGLLRREKNECEDCHERFSSYDELIGHTRDVHKRHIIKCRFCGKQFIHEKDRLHHEREEREKKVDARRHKF, from the coding sequence ATGGGCATAGGTCTTTTGCGCCGTGAGAAGAATGAGTGCGAGGACTGCCACGAGAGATTTTCAAGCTATGACGAGTTGATAGGCCATACAAGAGATGTTCACAAGCGCCACATCATAAAGTGCAGGTTCTGCGGCAAACAGTTCATCCATGAGAAGGACAGGCTGCACCACGAGCGCGAGGAGAGGGAAAAGAAGGTGGACGCCCGCAGACACAAATTTTAA
- a CDS encoding thioesterase family protein, with protein sequence MDFAIRAGATKERTITVDSNQTTSFLWEGENVLSTPSMIAEMEETCRLLLKEQFLPDPEWDSVGTIVDIKHLAATPVGAKVSLRARVISVEGRRVMFEVEARDKLEKVGEGRHERFIINVPRFRAKFNEKQKQLGMQ encoded by the coding sequence ATGGATTTTGCAATCAGGGCAGGCGCCACCAAAGAGCGCACCATAACCGTGGACTCGAACCAGACGACAAGCTTTCTCTGGGAGGGCGAGAACGTCCTTTCCACCCCCTCCATGATAGCCGAGATGGAAGAGACTTGCAGGCTGCTCCTCAAAGAGCAGTTCCTGCCAGACCCGGAATGGGACTCGGTTGGGACAATAGTTGATATCAAGCATCTTGCCGCCACCCCTGTAGGGGCAAAAGTATCTCTGAGAGCCAGAGTAATCTCGGTCGAGGGCAGGAGGGTCATGTTCGAGGTCGAGGCGCGAGATAAGCTTGAAAAGGTAGGCGAGGGAAGGCACGAGAGGTTCATAATAAATGTCCCCCGCTTTCGGGCTAAATTCAACGAGAAGCAGAAGCAACTTGGGATGCAATGA
- the thsB gene encoding thermosome subunit beta: MASIQTTAGGMPVLILKEGTKETKGKEAQKNNITAAKLIAEIVKTSLGPRGMDKMLVDSLGDVTITNDGATILKEIDVQHPAAKMMVEVAKSVDNEVGDGTTSSVVFAGALLERAEELINKDVHPSVIVDGYNAAADQALKLLEKIAVKVDIADKDMLLKITRTSMDSKLVSDDSPVLAQIVVEATKQVAEKTESGGLKVDLDDIKVEKKAGGSMRDTKLIKGIVLDKEVVHAGMPKKVENAKIALINSALEIEKTEMSAEIRISDPHQMQMFLEEENRMLKSMVDKIKSSGANVLLCQKGIDDIAQHYLAKAGILAVRRVKESDMTKMSRATGARIVNNLDDLTAKDLGSANLVEERKVETDKWVFIEGCKNPKSVSILIRGGSQRVVDEADRSIHDALMVMKDVLEHPAIVAGGGAPEAYIANELRQWASSQEGRAQLAVQKFADALDAIPLNLAENAGMDPIDTMTELRASQSKGAKWTGIDCRNTKVTDMYKQNVLEPLVIKQQIIKSATEVVSMILRIDDVIASGKSKMPAGPPGGGGMGGGGMGGMDME; the protein is encoded by the coding sequence ATGGCATCAATTCAAACAACCGCTGGCGGAATGCCAGTTTTGATTTTAAAGGAAGGGACAAAAGAGACCAAAGGCAAGGAAGCACAGAAGAACAACATCACTGCAGCCAAGCTTATCGCGGAAATTGTAAAGACAAGCTTGGGTCCAAGGGGCATGGACAAGATGCTCGTGGACTCGCTTGGCGACGTTACAATAACAAACGACGGCGCTACAATCCTAAAAGAGATCGATGTGCAGCATCCTGCAGCCAAGATGATGGTAGAGGTGGCCAAGTCGGTCGACAACGAAGTAGGCGATGGGACTACCTCGTCAGTTGTTTTTGCCGGTGCATTGCTTGAAAGGGCGGAGGAGCTTATCAACAAGGACGTTCACCCGTCAGTAATTGTCGACGGGTACAACGCAGCGGCGGATCAGGCACTGAAGCTTTTGGAAAAGATCGCAGTCAAGGTCGACATTGCAGACAAGGACATGCTGCTAAAGATCACGAGGACCAGCATGGACTCCAAGCTGGTATCAGACGATAGCCCGGTTCTCGCCCAGATCGTAGTTGAAGCCACAAAGCAGGTTGCCGAAAAGACAGAGAGCGGCGGCCTGAAGGTGGATCTTGATGACATCAAAGTGGAAAAGAAGGCGGGCGGCTCTATGCGCGACACAAAGCTGATCAAGGGCATCGTCCTTGACAAGGAAGTCGTGCATGCAGGCATGCCAAAGAAGGTTGAAAACGCCAAGATCGCCCTCATCAATTCCGCTCTTGAGATAGAAAAGACAGAAATGAGCGCAGAGATCAGGATATCGGACCCACATCAGATGCAGATGTTCTTGGAGGAGGAAAACCGTATGCTGAAATCTATGGTAGACAAGATCAAGTCATCTGGCGCCAATGTCCTGCTGTGTCAGAAGGGAATCGATGACATTGCGCAACACTATCTGGCAAAGGCAGGAATACTGGCGGTAAGGCGCGTAAAAGAGTCTGACATGACCAAGATGTCCCGCGCAACTGGCGCGCGCATAGTCAACAACCTTGACGACCTCACGGCAAAGGATCTGGGCTCTGCCAACCTTGTTGAAGAGCGCAAGGTAGAGACCGACAAGTGGGTCTTTATCGAAGGCTGCAAGAACCCCAAGTCTGTAAGCATTTTGATTAGGGGTGGCTCTCAGAGGGTGGTTGATGAGGCAGATAGGTCAATTCACGATGCACTCATGGTCATGAAGGACGTGCTGGAGCACCCGGCCATAGTTGCAGGCGGAGGGGCGCCCGAAGCCTACATTGCAAACGAGCTTAGGCAGTGGGCGAGTAGCCAAGAAGGGCGCGCCCAGCTGGCGGTGCAAAAGTTTGCCGATGCGCTGGACGCCATCCCGCTCAACCTTGCCGAGAACGCTGGCATGGACCCGATAGACACCATGACAGAGCTTCGCGCAAGCCAGAGCAAGGGAGCCAAGTGGACAGGCATAGACTGCAGGAACACCAAGGTTACAGACATGTACAAACAGAACGTGCTTGAGCCGCTGGTGATCAAGCAGCAGATAATCAAGTCTGCCACCGAGGTAGTGTCCATGATCTTGAGGATCGACGACGTGATCGCCTCAGGCAAGTCAAAGATGCCAGCCGGCCCACCAGGCGGAGGAGGTATGGGTGGTGGCGGAATGGGCGGAATGGATATGGAGTAA
- a CDS encoding zinc ribbon domain-containing protein, with protein sequence MAKTERYTNLDVDLERLATRIETYLQENKFEVAFSKDSSEPASWFFIQARKAGALRTAAGARRSTDITIRGEPNNFEVSVGTGEWGKNIITSAPLFIVPIVGISATVAKLYVAKKFEDGLWKYIRDQAKFLEASASSASKRATTTTTDATTTVGVDSRSYDCDYIEGYPGWNKQIEGGKLVLFREKGGKNRLVFKSQDGRQIVIPAQNIAEATIISRKKGLHENDLMIQLHCKDENGKNIKPVLNLNDDIIRGVLAGINEIAGEDKGLRNLEQVHVSTDTKYCMNCGNQIQKEAKFCPSCGQKQ encoded by the coding sequence ATGGCTAAAACAGAACGGTATACAAACCTGGATGTTGATTTGGAAAGACTCGCTACAAGAATTGAAACGTATTTGCAAGAGAACAAGTTCGAAGTGGCATTTTCAAAAGACTCATCGGAGCCAGCATCGTGGTTTTTTATTCAGGCAAGGAAGGCAGGTGCCCTTAGAACTGCTGCCGGTGCAAGAAGAAGCACAGACATTACAATTCGAGGAGAACCAAACAACTTTGAAGTTAGTGTTGGCACAGGAGAATGGGGCAAGAATATCATTACGTCCGCGCCCCTATTTATAGTTCCAATAGTTGGAATATCCGCTACGGTGGCAAAGCTATATGTTGCAAAGAAATTCGAGGATGGCTTGTGGAAGTATATTAGAGACCAAGCCAAGTTCCTTGAGGCAAGTGCATCATCTGCATCCAAGAGAGCAACGACAACAACAACAGATGCGACGACCACCGTTGGAGTAGATAGCAGATCGTATGATTGTGATTATATAGAAGGCTATCCGGGATGGAATAAACAGATAGAAGGTGGCAAGCTGGTTCTTTTCAGGGAAAAAGGAGGCAAAAACAGGCTGGTATTCAAGTCCCAAGATGGCAGGCAGATCGTCATCCCCGCTCAGAATATAGCAGAAGCTACTATAATTTCGAGAAAGAAGGGTCTGCACGAAAATGATCTGATGATCCAGCTTCATTGCAAAGACGAAAACGGCAAGAACATCAAGCCCGTACTCAACCTAAATGACGACATAATCCGAGGAGTTCTGGCCGGCATCAACGAAATAGCCGGAGAGGATAAGGGCCTAAGAAACCTTGAGCAAGTTCATGTCAGCACTGATACAAAATATTGCATGAATTGCGGCAATCAAATTCAAAAGGAGGCAAAGTTCTGCCCCTCATGTGGACAAAAACAATAA
- a CDS encoding IS200/IS605 family accessory protein TnpB-related protein: MCGSGVKVLWQIRKEKTRISQLLHHISKAIVESAKENKIAIVKTFVVSAIYTSEAITKAESISYRSRLNGWSFAEIKRQIEYKARWKGVYQQFNYYQLKKPEAHLSSVHHAGRR; this comes from the coding sequence ATGTGCGGATCAGGCGTAAAAGTTCTATGGCAAATACGGAAAGAGAAGACTAGAATAAGCCAGCTACTTCATCACATCTCTAAGGCGATTGTGGAATCTGCCAAAGAGAATAAAATTGCAATAGTGAAGACATTCGTCGTATCCGCAATCTATACCAGCGAGGCAATTACCAAGGCAGAGAGCATATCATATCGCAGTAGGTTAAATGGTTGGTCATTTGCTGAGATAAAGCGCCAAATTGAATACAAAGCAAGATGGAAAGGCGTGTACCAGCAATTCAATTATTATCAGTTAAAGAAACCAGAGGCACATCTCAGCTCTGTCCACCATGCGGGAAGAAGATAG
- a CDS encoding 50S ribosomal protein L44e, which yields MKMQKEMRKFCPKCKTHTVQSVALYKKGKDRIVAEGARRHAEDKKGYGGQKFPELKRTAKTTKKMTLRYTCKTCQYKTMKEGLRIRKLEI from the coding sequence ATGAAGATGCAGAAGGAGATGCGCAAGTTCTGCCCCAAGTGCAAGACGCACACGGTTCAGTCAGTCGCCCTGTACAAGAAGGGCAAGGACAGGATTGTGGCAGAGGGCGCTCGCAGGCACGCCGAGGACAAGAAGGGCTACGGCGGGCAGAAATTCCCTGAGCTCAAGAGGACTGCCAAGACCACCAAGAAAATGACTTTACGCTATACCTGTAAAACCTGCCAGTACAAGACTATGAAAGAGGGATTGAGGATCCGCAAACTGGAGATATGA
- a CDS encoding 30S ribosomal protein S27e — MKKENIMVPKPRSAFLSVQCEKCGEKAIVFSHTTTNINCKSCGELLAERSGGLANIYGKVLGALDE, encoded by the coding sequence ATGAAGAAGGAAAACATCATGGTACCAAAGCCGAGGAGCGCGTTTCTGTCGGTCCAGTGTGAAAAGTGCGGCGAAAAAGCTATAGTGTTTTCGCACACCACGACCAACATCAACTGTAAATCCTGCGGCGAGCTGCTGGCTGAGCGGTCTGGCGGCTTGGCAAACATCTATGGCAAAGTCTTAGGCGCTCTGGACGAGTAG
- a CDS encoding NTP transferase domain-containing protein: MTVVLVAAIMCGGKATRMQQQTDRGGSEKPLLNVGGVPMVECVISALAGSNRFGRIIAAVSPNTPETKEFLKSKGIEIIETSGVGYPQDLSWLLSKLKPERVMVVPADIPLLDAQAVGDIVDSASNKQEPAVSIVLEKEFVENIGAKPSVVFGRYCHSGITIFDTSKVVGETVQERYLVMNRKEIALNVNTKQELELAEKLYSSRAPKTLP, encoded by the coding sequence TTGACAGTAGTATTAGTAGCTGCTATAATGTGCGGAGGCAAAGCGACAAGAATGCAGCAGCAGACTGATAGGGGCGGATCAGAAAAGCCGCTGCTAAATGTGGGTGGCGTTCCCATGGTAGAGTGCGTGATTTCCGCGCTTGCCGGCTCGAACAGGTTTGGCCGCATCATTGCGGCAGTGTCACCCAATACGCCAGAGACAAAAGAGTTCCTGAAATCAAAAGGCATAGAAATTATCGAGACTTCTGGAGTGGGCTACCCGCAGGATCTTTCATGGTTGCTCTCCAAGTTGAAACCGGAAAGGGTCATGGTGGTTCCAGCCGACATCCCACTGCTGGATGCACAGGCTGTCGGCGATATTGTCGACTCTGCCAGTAACAAGCAAGAACCTGCAGTTTCAATAGTGCTTGAGAAAGAGTTTGTGGAAAACATTGGTGCAAAACCAAGCGTCGTGTTTGGCCGGTACTGCCATTCCGGGATCACTATTTTTGATACCTCCAAGGTTGTAGGTGAAACGGTGCAGGAGCGCTACCTAGTGATGAATAGAAAAGAGATCGCGTTGAACGTGAATACAAAACAAGAGCTAGAACTGGCAGAAAAACTCTACTCGTCCAGAGCGCCTAAGACTTTGCCATAG
- the cobS gene encoding adenosylcobinamide-GDP ribazoletransferase, with the protein MASLRPVQSVLAFLTILPSSSGKQQKQNHDIHYVAKNMYLFPVAGLVIGTIVGAMALGISVAGLHPLLIGLLVAGALVIITGVHHTDALADFADGLMAKGGKEVKRKAMLDPAVGSAGVAALVMYFAGMIIVFQAGFSSSLAIFTSIITAEVIAKYVMVLLANRGLSAWEGFSSPFTAAMKDRRRMAAATAIMLGIVWLASSYAGLIALGVSLAIAGLMKYVSGKSFGGISGDVLGASNEMTRLSSLIVLSLLPPSLPTMMILWWW; encoded by the coding sequence TTGGCATCCCTTAGGCCAGTCCAGTCGGTGCTTGCGTTCCTGACCATACTGCCCTCTTCTTCTGGCAAGCAGCAGAAGCAAAACCACGATATACACTATGTCGCCAAGAACATGTATCTGTTCCCGGTTGCCGGCCTTGTGATAGGCACCATTGTTGGCGCGATGGCGCTTGGCATCTCGGTTGCAGGCTTGCATCCATTGCTCATTGGACTTTTAGTAGCCGGGGCACTTGTGATCATTACAGGCGTCCACCACACCGATGCACTGGCCGACTTTGCAGATGGGCTGATGGCAAAGGGCGGCAAGGAAGTAAAGCGCAAGGCAATGCTTGATCCTGCAGTCGGCTCTGCAGGGGTCGCGGCACTAGTCATGTACTTTGCTGGCATGATAATCGTGTTCCAGGCTGGCTTTTCGTCCAGCCTAGCCATTTTCACCAGCATCATAACGGCTGAGGTGATAGCCAAGTATGTCATGGTGCTGCTTGCAAACAGAGGATTATCTGCGTGGGAGGGCTTTAGCTCGCCCTTTACAGCTGCAATGAAAGACAGGCGCAGGATGGCGGCAGCCACTGCTATCATGCTTGGGATAGTGTGGCTTGCCAGCAGCTATGCCGGCCTTATTGCGCTTGGCGTTTCGCTTGCCATTGCCGGGCTCATGAAGTACGTCTCTGGCAAGAGCTTTGGCGGCATATCCGGCGACGTGCTTGGGGCATCAAACGAGATGACCCGTCTGTCGTCGCTTATCGTGCTGTCCTTACTACCGCCTTCACTTCCGACGATGATGATACTGTGGTGGTGGTGA
- a CDS encoding cobalamin biosynthesis protein, producing MLLGLLAALAAGVGVDWLFGDPPNKYHPVAWLGRLVGYCVPRLKGGAEKAKGAAFAVLLVIAVALAVHFLVFASMYLAGIVALAIASAIILKITIAVRGMERHAKAIMSCLETGDLAGARQNLSMIVRRKTNDLDEQHILSATIECVSESTVDGITGPIFYYSLFGPVGAFAYRAINTLDSMVGYKDDYFKDIGWMSARLDTAANYMPARITALLMIVSAKMLGADWKNSLSVLQRDHAKTFSSNAGYPMATMAGALRVRLEKIGHYALGDDQEPASLEKCKTAISIMKLTTLLFCIGVSAPIISILYLAGWWRLVLGIP from the coding sequence ATGCTGCTAGGTCTACTTGCGGCGCTTGCTGCTGGTGTTGGCGTTGATTGGCTGTTTGGCGACCCGCCCAACAAGTACCACCCGGTGGCGTGGCTTGGCCGGCTTGTAGGTTATTGCGTGCCCCGGCTCAAGGGAGGGGCAGAGAAAGCCAAGGGAGCCGCGTTTGCCGTTTTGCTTGTCATCGCGGTAGCTCTGGCGGTTCATTTTCTGGTGTTTGCAAGCATGTATCTTGCAGGCATTGTCGCGCTGGCCATCGCGTCTGCCATAATATTGAAAATTACCATTGCAGTGAGAGGCATGGAAAGGCATGCCAAGGCAATCATGTCCTGTCTGGAGACTGGCGACTTGGCAGGTGCGCGGCAGAACCTGTCCATGATAGTAAGGCGCAAAACCAACGACCTTGACGAGCAGCACATCCTGTCGGCGACTATCGAGTGCGTGAGCGAAAGCACCGTTGATGGGATCACCGGGCCAATCTTTTACTACTCGCTTTTTGGGCCTGTCGGCGCTTTTGCCTATAGGGCGATAAATACGCTCGATTCCATGGTTGGCTACAAGGATGATTACTTTAAGGACATTGGCTGGATGTCTGCAAGGCTTGACACTGCAGCAAACTATATGCCTGCAAGGATAACCGCGCTCCTCATGATTGTATCTGCAAAGATGCTGGGCGCGGATTGGAAGAACTCGCTTAGTGTGCTTCAGCGCGACCACGCAAAAACGTTCAGCTCCAATGCCGGCTACCCTATGGCCACTATGGCAGGCGCGCTACGCGTCCGGCTTGAAAAGATTGGCCACTATGCCCTTGGCGACGATCAGGAGCCGGCCTCGCTTGAAAAGTGCAAGACTGCGATCTCGATAATGAAGCTCACGACGCTATTGTTCTGTATTGGCGTGTCTGCCCCGATAATTTCAATTCTGTATCTTGCCGGCTGGTGGAGGCTTGTGCTTGGCATCCCTTAG
- a CDS encoding cobyric acid synthase, translated as MAKKARLVMVQGTSSGAGKSTIVIGLCRLFSGKGYKVAPFKAQNMSSNFFATAGGAKMALVQAIQAVAARKEPDPLMNPILLKPIGEYRSIVFLNGRFYSEMHAKEYYEKFVMQQGFSTVLKALDSLRSENDIVIMEGAGSPSEINIAKYDIANMLLAQKVGAPVIIVADIERGGCFASIVGTMQLLKPAHRSLVKGFLINQFRGDITLLAPAIKEVQKMTKKRILGVIPKIEFNLPEEDSLVGSMAGKAEIPREAWNWQIDLVAKAIKESVDMERISEVVGL; from the coding sequence ATGGCTAAAAAGGCTAGGCTCGTGATGGTGCAGGGCACTTCGTCTGGCGCCGGCAAGAGCACGATTGTGATCGGCCTTTGTAGGCTGTTTTCAGGCAAGGGCTACAAGGTGGCGCCCTTCAAGGCGCAGAACATGTCGTCCAACTTTTTTGCCACGGCCGGGGGCGCCAAGATGGCACTGGTGCAGGCGATACAGGCAGTGGCAGCAAGGAAGGAGCCGGACCCCCTGATGAACCCGATCCTGCTCAAGCCGATTGGCGAATACAGAAGCATTGTCTTCCTGAACGGCCGATTCTACTCTGAGATGCACGCAAAGGAATACTATGAGAAGTTTGTCATGCAACAGGGCTTTTCTACCGTGCTCAAGGCGCTTGACAGCCTGAGGAGTGAAAATGACATCGTTATCATGGAAGGCGCGGGGTCGCCATCAGAGATCAATATTGCAAAATACGACATTGCCAACATGCTGCTTGCGCAAAAGGTCGGCGCGCCCGTCATAATAGTGGCAGATATTGAGCGTGGCGGGTGCTTTGCAAGCATTGTTGGCACGATGCAGCTGCTAAAGCCGGCCCACAGAAGTCTTGTCAAGGGTTTCCTGATAAACCAGTTCAGGGGCGACATCACACTCCTTGCGCCTGCTATCAAGGAAGTGCAAAAGATGACGAAAAAGAGGATTCTGGGCGTCATCCCAAAGATAGAGTTCAATCTGCCTGAAGAGGACTCGCTTGTAGGCAGCATGGCCGGCAAGGCAGAGATTCCCCGCGAAGCTTGGAACTGGCAAATAGACCTTGTTGCAAAGGCAATAAAAGAGAGTGTCGATATGGAAAGGATATCAGAGGTCGTTGGGCTGTAG
- a CDS encoding pyridoxal phosphate-dependent aminotransferase, which produces MGQKVVASKGMSACSHGGVYSVNPRLVKVDCSSSINPLGTPLKAIAAIQKGAKSLAPMYPDPECRELKKSLSRYLRIGDPEWISVGNGAMEIIYWFAQAFAKGSRVVIPAPTFCEYELASHKSGAEVTFVPLHNFELDADEVIEKARGAGAVFLCNPNNPTGMLSTKGIRKIIENIDSSTKILLDECFIELVDEPDTNSMIGMIEKFDNLVILRSLTKSFGLAGLRVGYSICNPALAEKLSANRIPWNVNGLAQAAGVAALAADRMHLPRARAIIKKERKFLHDSIGRLKSFKPLRSDANYFLIHLQGKNSTQFRDALLKKTGVLVRDCSTFTGMEGSQYVRVAVKSHMENLHLLKALEEFDG; this is translated from the coding sequence ATGGGTCAAAAGGTGGTTGCCAGCAAGGGAATGAGCGCTTGCTCTCATGGCGGCGTTTATTCAGTCAACCCCCGGTTAGTAAAGGTTGACTGCAGCTCCAGCATCAACCCGCTTGGAACCCCACTAAAAGCAATAGCAGCAATCCAAAAGGGCGCAAAGTCCCTTGCTCCGATGTACCCAGATCCGGAATGCAGGGAACTGAAGAAAAGCCTATCGCGCTATTTGCGAATCGGCGACCCTGAATGGATAAGCGTAGGCAACGGCGCAATGGAAATCATTTACTGGTTCGCACAGGCGTTTGCAAAAGGCAGCAGGGTGGTGATCCCGGCGCCTACGTTTTGCGAGTACGAGCTTGCGTCGCACAAGTCCGGCGCAGAAGTGACCTTTGTTCCTTTGCACAACTTTGAGCTTGACGCTGATGAAGTAATTGAAAAGGCAAGAGGGGCTGGAGCGGTGTTCCTTTGCAACCCAAACAACCCTACCGGCATGCTCTCCACTAAGGGGATAAGAAAGATAATCGAAAACATTGATAGCTCGACAAAGATCCTGCTTGATGAATGCTTTATCGAGCTTGTAGACGAACCTGACACCAACAGCATGATCGGCATGATAGAAAAATTTGACAACCTTGTGATACTGAGGTCGCTTACAAAGTCGTTTGGGCTTGCCGGCCTAAGAGTAGGCTACAGCATATGCAATCCCGCGCTTGCAGAAAAGTTGTCCGCAAACAGGATCCCATGGAACGTGAACGGCCTTGCACAGGCTGCAGGGGTTGCCGCGCTTGCAGCAGACAGAATGCACCTGCCAAGGGCAAGGGCAATTATCAAAAAGGAGCGCAAGTTTTTGCATGATAGCATTGGCAGGCTAAAGTCCTTCAAGCCACTAAGATCAGATGCCAACTATTTCCTTATCCATCTGCAAGGCAAGAATTCTACACAGTTTAGGGATGCCCTTTTGAAAAAGACAGGAGTGCTTGTCAGAGACTGCAGCACGTTCACAGGCATGGAGGGCTCTCAATATGTCAGGGTGGCGGTCAAATCGCACATGGAAAACCTGCACCTTCTAAAGGCTCTGGAGGAGTTCGATGGCTAA